A DNA window from Vigna unguiculata cultivar IT97K-499-35 chromosome 10, ASM411807v1, whole genome shotgun sequence contains the following coding sequences:
- the LOC114167077 gene encoding BAHD acyltransferase DCR, with protein sequence MPSSSTTIVSRCLIHPDHKSSMKPLKLSVSDLPMLSCHYIQKGVLLTAPTSSFEDLILSLKHSLSAALSHFPALAGRLSTDCQGYVHIVCNDAGVDFIHAKAKHLTLNAVVSPTLVDVHPCFKEFFAYDMMISYAGHHNPLAAIQVTELADAVFVGCTINHAVTDGTSFWHFFNTFAAITKGGAAKKVLRAPDFTRETVINSDAVLFVPAGGPALTFDAKAPIRERIFHFSSESIQKLKLRANAKSNELTEVMEKPVNDGWKIVNGKVIGKDSGNGRNEISSFQSLSAQLWRAVTRARKFNDPAKTSTFRMAVNFRHRLEPKMDAFYFGNAIQSIPTVATVRDILSRDLHFCAELLHQNVIAHDDATVRRGIEDWENAPRLFPLGNFDGAMITMGSSPRFPMYDNDFGWGRPIAIRSGKANKFDGKISAFPGREGNGSVDLEVVLAPETMAGLENDMEFMQYVTQVV encoded by the coding sequence ATGCCTTCCTCTTCCACCACCATAGTCTCTAGATGCTTAATCCATCCCGACCACAAATCCAGCATGAAACCACTCAAACTCTCTGTTTCTGACCTTCCAATGTTGTCGTGTCACTACATCCAAAAGGGCGTCTTGCTCACTGCCCCAACCTCTTCCTTCGAAGACCTCATTCTCTCTCTCAAACACTCTCTCTCCGCCGCACTCTCCCACTTCCCTGCCCTCGCCGGTCGTCTCTCTACTGACTGCCAGGGTTACGTTCACATCGTCTGCAACGACGCTGGCGTCGACTTCATCCATGCCAAGGCCAAGCACTTAACTCTAAACGCCGTCGTTTCGCCCACGCTCGTTGATGTTCACCCTTGCTTTAAGGAGTTCTTCGCCTATGACATGATGATCTCCTACGCCGGCCACCACAATCCCCTCGCTGCCATCCAGGTCACCGAGCTCGCCGACGCCGTCTTCGTCGGCTGCACCATCAACCACGCTGTCACCGATGGCACCTCCTTCTGGCATTTTTTCAACACCTTCGCCGCCATCACCAAAGGCGGCGCAGCCAAGAAAGTACTCCGCGCGCCGGACTTCACGCGCGAAACTGTAATCAACTCCGACGCTGTCCTCTTCGTCCCCGCCGGCGGCCCAGCCCTCACCTTTGACGCCAAGGCACCCATCCGGGAACGAATCTTCCATTTCTCAAGCGAATCCATTCAGAAACTCAAACTTAGAGCCAACGCCAAATCCAACGAACTAACGGAGGTAATGGAAAAACCAGTGAATGACGGTTGGAAAATCGTTAACGGTAAGGTTATCGGAAAGGATAGCGGTAACGGAAGAAACGAGATCTCGTCATTTCAGTCGTTATCTGCTCAGCTCTGGCGTGCGGTGACACGTGCGAGGAAATTCAACGACCCTGCCAAAACGTCGACGTTTCGGATGGCCGTTAATTTCCGCCATCGTTTGGAGCCGAAGATGGACGCGTTTTACTTCGGTAATGCGATTCAGAGCATTCCAACAGTCGCAACCGTCAGGGATATCCTCTCACGCGATCTGCATTTCTGCGCGGAGTTGCTGCACCAAAACGTGATCGCCCACGATGACGCAACGGTGCGACGCGGCATAGAGGATTGGGAAAACGCGCCGAGGCTGTTTCCTCTCGGGAACTTCGACGGCGCGATGATCACCATGGGAAGCTCTCCGCGTTTTCCCATGTACGACAACGACTTCGGCTGGGGAAGGCCTATCGCGATTCGGAGTGGCAAAGCGAACAAATTCGACGGCAAAATCTCTGCGTTTCCAGGGAGAGAAGGGAACGGCAGTGTGGATCTGGAAGTCGTTTTGGCTCCGGAGACCATGGCGGGGCTAGAAAACGACATGGAGTTTATGCAATACGTAACGCAGGTGGTGTGA